A stretch of Brassica rapa cultivar Chiifu-401-42 chromosome A08, CAAS_Brap_v3.01, whole genome shotgun sequence DNA encodes these proteins:
- the LOC103833505 gene encoding beta-amylase 5, producing the protein MAANYNEKLLLNYVPVYVMLPLGVVNVENVFADPETLETHLKRLKEEAGIDGVMVDVWWGIIESKGPKQYDWTAYKTLFQLIARLGLKIQAIMSFHQCGGNVGDVVTIPIPKWVREVGESDPDIYYTNRRGTRDIEYLSLGVDNLPLFAGRTPVQMYSDYMSSFKENMLELLEAGAIVDIEVGLGPAGELRYPAYPQSQGWVFPGIGEFQCYDKYSKSEFKEAAAKAGHPEWDLPDNAGEYNDKAEETGFFKTNGTYVSEEGKFFLTWYSNKLIFHGDQIIGEANKIFAGLKVNLAAKVSGIHWLYNHHSHAAELTAGYYNLYERDGYRPIARMLSKHYGTLNFTCLEMKDTDNTAEALSAPQELVQMVLSKAWKEGIEVAGENALETYGTKGYNQILLNARPNGVNHNGKPKLRMYGFTYLRLSDTVFQENNFELFKKFVRKMHADQDYSGDAEKYGHEIVPLKTPNSHLTVEDIADAAQPSGAFKWDTETDMKVDG; encoded by the exons ATGGCTGCAAACTACAACGAAAAGCTTCTTCTCAACTATGTTCCCGTCTATGTTATGCTTCCG TTGGGAGTGGTGAATGTGGAAAACGTGTTCGCGGACCCCGAAACGCTTGAAACGCACCTCAAGCGTCTCAAAGAAGAAGCTGGAATCGACGGCGTTATGGTCGATGTTTGGTGGGGAATCATAGAGTCCAAAGGTCCTAAACAATATGACTGGACCGCTTACAAAACGCTGTTCCAGCTAATCGCCCGTTTAGGACTCAAAATCCAAGCAATCATGTCGTTTCACCAATGCGGTGGAAACGTTGGCGACGTCGTCACGATCCCCATCCCGAAATGGGTTCGTGAGGTTGGTGAGAGCGATCCAGATATCTACTACACTAACCGTAGAGGAACAAGAGATATCGAGTATCTCTCACTCGGTGTCGACAATCTTCCTCTCTTCGCTGGAAGAACCCCTGTTCAG ATGTATAGTGACTACATGAGTAGCTTCAAAGAAAACATGTTGGAGTTGCTAGAAGCTGGAGCCATTGTTGACATCGAGGTCGGACTTGGTCCTGCCGGTGAACTCCGTTACCCTGCTTACCCACAAAGCCAAGGATGGGTGTTTCCAGGCATTGGAGAATTTCAG TGTTATGACAAGTACTCGAAGAGCGAGTTCAAGGAAGCAGCGGCCAAAGCAGGTCATCCGGAGTGGGATCTGCCGGACAACGCCGGAGAATACAACGACAAGGCGGAGGAAACTGGGTTTTTCAAGACTAATGGAACCTATGTCTCGGAGGAGGGGAAGTTTTTCTTGACATGGTACTCGAACAAGCTTATCTTTCATGGAGATCAGATCATAGGAGAAGCCAACAAGATCTTCGCTGGACTTAAAGTTAACTTGGCTGCCAAG GTTTCTGGAATTCACTGGTTGTACAACCACCACAGCCACGCGGCGGAGCTTACTGCGGGATATTATAACCTTTACGAGAGAGATGGTTATCGCCCGATCGCTCGGATGCTCTCAAAACACTACGGCACTCTCAACTTCACTTGCCTTGAGATGAAAGATACCGACAATACTGCTGAAGCCCTAAGTGCTCCACAAGAACTTGTTCAAATG GTATTGAGCAAAGCATGGAAAGAAGGCATAGAAGTTGCTGGTGAGAATGCATTAGAGACCTATGGAACCAAAGGTTACAATCAGATTCTACTTAATGCGAGGCCTAACGGGGTTAACCATAACGGTAAGCCGAAGCTGAGAATGTACGGCTTTACTTACCTACGGTTGTCCGATACTGTCTTTCAAGAAAACAACTTTGAACTGTTCAAGAAGTTTGTGAGGAAAATGCACGCTGACCAA GATTACTCTGGAGATGCGGAGAAGTACGGGCATGAGATTGTACCGTTGAAGACACCTAACTCGCACCTGACGGTGGAGGATATCGCGGACGCGGCTCAGCCAAGTGGGGCATTCAAGTGGGATACTGAAACcgacatgaaggttgatggctGA
- the LOC103833504 gene encoding 36.4 kDa proline-rich protein has translation MGLLHKQNLSFVILLLGFLVVSYACDCGDPPKPSPHPVKPPKHPVKPPKPPTVKPPPHTPRPPTVKPPHTPSPPHSFPPYTPKPPTVTPPPPYTPSPPPYTPKPPTVKPPPQPTPTPSPPPPYVKPPPVPTPETPCPPPPPPSPPPTPCPPTPPAPTPEPETCSIDALKLGACVDVLGGLIHIGLGKSYAKATCCPVLGGLVGLDAAVCLCTTIRAKLLNIDLIIPIALELLVDCGKTPPRDFKCPAPQRKSPLLG, from the coding sequence ATGGGGCTTCTTCACAAACAAAACCTTTCCTTTGTGATACTTCTCCTTGGTTTCCTCGTCGTCTCTTACGCTTGTGACTGTGGTGACCCTCCAAAGCCATCTCCACACCCCGTTAAACCGCCTAAACATCCCGTTAAACCGCCTAAACCACCCACCGTtaaaccacctccacacactCCGAGACCGCCAACCGTCAAGCCTCCGCACACTCCATCCCCTCCACATTCTTTTCCACCGTACACTCCAAAACCGCCTACCGTTACGCCTCCTCCTCCCTACACGCCATCCCCTCCACCGTACACTCCAAAACCTCCCACTGTCAAGCCACCGCCACAGCCAACTCCAACCCCATCCCCTCCACCACCGTACGTCAAGCCACCACCAGTGCCAACCCCAGAGACGCCATGCCCGCCACCACCGCCACCGTCACCACCACCAACCCCATGTCCTCCTACACCTCCAGCGCCAACCCCTGAACCGGAGACTTGCTCAATCGATGCGCTTAAGCTAGGCGCGTGTGTGGACGTGCTAGGCGGTTTGATTCACATCGGACTAGGTAAAAGCTACGCAAAGGCTACTTGTTGTCCGGTTCTTGGCGGTTTAGTGGGTCTTGACGCAGCGGTTTGTCTCTGCACCACAATTAGAGCCAAGCTTCTCAACATTGACCTCATTATTCCCATTGCTCTTGAGCTTCTTGTCGACTGTGGTAAGACTCCACCTCGTGACTTCAAGTGTCCCGCTCCACAAAGAAAGAGTCCTCTCTTGGGTTGA